From Pseudonocardia autotrophica, one genomic window encodes:
- a CDS encoding phosphoglyceromutase, translating into MPTLVLLRHGQSDWNAKNLFTGWVDVPLSPQGEAEARRGGELLKEAGVAPDVVHTSLLRRAISTANLALDAADRHWIPVHRDWRLNERHYGALQGKDKRQTLDEYGEEQFMLWRRSYDTPPPPIEKGSEFSQDADPRYAGVDAPLTECLADVVDRFLPYWTEAVAPDLRDGKVVLLAAHGNSLRALVKYLDGISDADIAGLNIPTGIPLVYDLDEALAPTTPGGRYLDPEAARAAIAGVANQGR; encoded by the coding sequence ATGCCGACCCTCGTACTGTTGCGCCACGGCCAGAGCGACTGGAACGCGAAGAACCTGTTCACCGGCTGGGTGGACGTGCCGCTGTCCCCGCAGGGTGAGGCGGAGGCCCGCCGCGGCGGTGAGCTGCTGAAGGAGGCAGGCGTCGCCCCGGACGTCGTGCACACCTCGCTGCTGCGCCGCGCGATCTCCACCGCGAACCTGGCGCTGGACGCCGCCGACCGGCACTGGATCCCGGTGCACCGCGACTGGCGGCTCAACGAGCGCCACTACGGAGCCCTGCAGGGCAAGGACAAGCGCCAGACGCTGGACGAGTACGGCGAGGAGCAGTTCATGCTCTGGCGCCGCTCCTACGACACCCCGCCGCCGCCCATCGAGAAGGGCTCCGAGTTCTCCCAGGACGCCGACCCGCGCTACGCCGGCGTCGACGCGCCGCTGACCGAGTGCCTCGCCGACGTCGTCGACCGGTTCCTGCCGTACTGGACCGAGGCCGTCGCGCCCGACCTGCGCGACGGCAAGGTCGTGCTGCTCGCCGCGCACGGCAACTCGCTGCGCGCGCTGGTGAAGTACCTCGACGGGATCTCCGACGCCGACATCGCCGGTCTCAACATCCCCACCGGCATCCCGCTGGTCTACGACCTCGACGAGGCACTGGCGCCGACCACGCCCGGTGGGCGCTACCTCGATCCGGAGGCGGCCCGGGCGGCGATCGCGGGGGTCGCGAACCAGGGCCGGTGA
- a CDS encoding serine hydrolase domain-containing protein has protein sequence MRRWTSGALTGALLVTVLLAVPVVGAALPALAATGAAGATGRPTAAVDAGDLAGRIERLAAAHVGRSTPGAVVAVVDADGPLLVRAWGDTGSPAPATPDPSAPVPSAPAPLTTESPLPVASVSKVVTALTALRLHHDGVLDLDAGIPTSTGVAPVDRRDPGARTPVTGRHLLTHHSGLTEPLLMHPDPPAGPGDVAPLLGPWLQQQPPVLDRPAGTGLHYSSLAGHALLGAAIERATGLPFAEAARALVLRPAGATTADFPADPASEAVVPVIADGDGWAPAPWPAVHERPAAGLTWSADDAAALLHALVADDGRIPAPVVSEALATAVRPPHGGPGHTQAFFEAHRAGVRVVEHAGANGVAWAAVLPESGIGVFAAVPTDGADAMPFAPGVVDEVAGWAVASGRAEARERPPHGYEPLPGPWPEQTQAAEPVGVFQERLFADRGPERALRTLSSRVVVGRDGDDLVVGDRRYAPARGDRWCDPAGCIAGVRAGGGEVHLLRGDRAMLEQTLVPAPWWSDRIVVGPVLVTGVLVALAVLGSAVRAGWRRRRGDSTRGGALRTLGTVWAAITLVLVVAGPLLPVWPLLTGTAEWVPSAGPLVRTWQVATAAGTVAGLASAALLAARWNLLGGRRRWPALVALLVGTAIQAVLVSWAWPGWPG, from the coding sequence GTGCGCCGATGGACCAGCGGAGCGCTCACCGGCGCGCTGCTCGTCACCGTCCTGCTCGCCGTGCCGGTCGTCGGTGCCGCGCTCCCGGCTCTCGCCGCGACCGGGGCGGCCGGGGCGACCGGCAGGCCGACCGCTGCCGTGGACGCCGGCGATCTGGCGGGGCGCATCGAGCGGCTCGCCGCTGCCCACGTCGGGCGCAGCACACCGGGCGCGGTGGTGGCCGTCGTGGACGCCGACGGTCCGTTGCTCGTCCGGGCGTGGGGGGACACCGGCAGCCCTGCTCCGGCGACCCCTGACCCGTCGGCCCCTGTTCCGTCGGCCCCTGCTCCGTTGACCACCGAGTCGCCGCTGCCGGTCGCGTCGGTGTCGAAGGTGGTGACCGCGCTGACGGCGTTGCGGCTGCACCACGACGGCGTCCTCGATCTCGACGCCGGGATACCGACGTCCACCGGTGTCGCGCCGGTCGACCGGCGCGATCCGGGGGCGCGCACCCCGGTCACCGGCAGACACCTGCTGACCCACCACTCCGGGTTGACCGAGCCGCTCCTGATGCACCCCGATCCACCGGCCGGGCCCGGCGACGTCGCCCCGCTGCTCGGGCCGTGGCTCCAGCAGCAGCCACCCGTGCTCGACCGCCCGGCCGGTACCGGCCTGCACTACTCGTCGCTCGCGGGCCACGCGTTGCTCGGTGCGGCGATCGAGCGGGCGACCGGGCTGCCGTTCGCCGAGGCGGCCCGCGCCCTGGTGCTGCGTCCGGCCGGCGCGACGACCGCGGACTTCCCGGCCGATCCCGCATCGGAGGCCGTCGTCCCGGTGATCGCGGACGGCGACGGCTGGGCCCCCGCGCCGTGGCCCGCCGTGCACGAACGCCCGGCGGCCGGGCTGACCTGGTCCGCCGACGACGCCGCGGCGCTGCTGCACGCCCTGGTCGCCGACGACGGCCGGATCCCGGCTCCGGTCGTGTCCGAGGCGCTGGCCACCGCGGTCCGCCCACCGCACGGCGGCCCCGGCCACACCCAGGCGTTCTTCGAGGCGCACCGTGCGGGTGTGCGCGTCGTCGAGCACGCCGGCGCGAACGGGGTCGCCTGGGCAGCGGTGCTCCCCGAGTCCGGGATCGGGGTGTTCGCCGCCGTCCCGACCGACGGTGCCGACGCCATGCCGTTCGCGCCGGGGGTGGTGGACGAGGTCGCCGGCTGGGCGGTGGCGTCCGGACGGGCCGAGGCCCGGGAACGCCCGCCGCACGGGTACGAGCCGCTGCCGGGCCCCTGGCCGGAGCAGACGCAGGCCGCGGAGCCGGTGGGGGTCTTCCAGGAGCGGCTGTTCGCCGACCGGGGACCGGAACGGGCACTGCGGACGCTGTCGTCGCGGGTCGTCGTCGGTCGCGACGGTGACGATCTGGTCGTCGGGGACCGGCGCTACGCCCCGGCCCGGGGCGACCGGTGGTGCGATCCGGCCGGCTGCATCGCCGGGGTCCGCGCCGGCGGCGGCGAGGTGCACCTGCTGCGCGGTGACCGCGCGATGCTGGAGCAGACGCTGGTGCCGGCCCCCTGGTGGTCCGACCGGATCGTCGTCGGCCCCGTGCTCGTGACCGGGGTGCTGGTGGCGCTCGCGGTTCTCGGGAGCGCGGTCCGGGCCGGGTGGCGGCGGCGACGCGGGGATTCCACCCGGGGTGGAGCGCTGCGGACCCTCGGCACGGTGTGGGCCGCGATCACCCTGGTGCTCGTCGTCGCCGGACCGCTCCTGCCGGTGTGGCCGCTGCTGACCGGTACGGCCGAGTGGGTGCCGTCCGCGGGTCCCCTCGTCCGGACCTGGCAGGTCGCGACGGCGGCCGGCACCGTGGCCGGTCTCGCGTCCGCGGCGCTGCTGGCTGCCCGGTGGAACCTGCTCGGCGGACGACGCCGGTGGCCCGCCCTGGTCGCACTCCTGGTGGGCACCGCGATCCAGGCGGTGCTGGTGAGCTGGGCCTGGCCGGGCTGGCCGGGCTGA
- the rocD gene encoding ornithine--oxo-acid transaminase gives MTAVEGLTDAQIALSDRYGVATYEPLPVVLSEGRGAWVTDVDGNRYLDALAGYSALNFGHRHPALVAAAHRQLDTLTLTARAFHNDRLPGFQRDLAELTGTDAVLPMNTGAEAVESAIKVARAWGYRVRGVPDGRARIVVAGGNFHGRTTTVVGFSDDRSAREGFGPFAPGFDRVPFGDAGALAAALTDDTVAVLIEPVQGEAGVIVPPGGYLAQVRRLTAQRDVLLICDEIQCGLGRAGATLCTELSGVRADLYTLGKALGGGIVPVSAVVGRRDVLGVLRPGEHGSTFGGNPLACAVGSAVCGLLADGSFQELARAHGAHLGERLRALPGLTAVRGIGLWFGCDVDPAVGTGREVCVELARRGVLAKETHGATVRLAPPLVITHDEIDLLADTLRAVLRDLSG, from the coding sequence ATGACCGCCGTCGAGGGCCTGACGGACGCGCAGATCGCCCTGTCCGACCGGTACGGCGTCGCCACCTACGAGCCGCTGCCCGTGGTGCTGTCCGAGGGGCGCGGCGCCTGGGTCACCGACGTCGACGGCAACCGCTACCTCGACGCGCTCGCCGGTTACTCGGCGCTGAACTTCGGACACCGGCACCCGGCGCTGGTCGCCGCCGCGCACCGCCAGCTCGACACCCTCACGCTGACCGCGCGGGCATTCCACAACGACCGGTTGCCGGGGTTCCAGCGCGATCTCGCCGAGCTCACCGGCACCGACGCGGTGCTCCCGATGAACACCGGCGCCGAGGCGGTCGAGTCCGCGATCAAGGTCGCCAGGGCGTGGGGGTACCGGGTCCGCGGGGTCCCCGACGGTCGGGCCCGGATCGTGGTGGCCGGGGGCAACTTCCACGGCCGGACGACGACCGTCGTCGGCTTCTCCGACGACCGCTCCGCCCGCGAGGGCTTCGGCCCGTTCGCGCCCGGTTTCGATCGCGTCCCGTTCGGCGACGCCGGCGCGCTGGCCGCGGCGCTCACCGACGACACGGTCGCCGTGCTGATCGAGCCGGTACAGGGCGAGGCCGGGGTGATCGTGCCGCCTGGCGGTTATCTCGCGCAGGTGCGCAGGCTGACCGCGCAGCGCGACGTGCTGCTGATCTGCGACGAGATCCAGTGCGGGCTCGGCCGCGCCGGTGCCACCCTGTGCACCGAGCTGTCCGGAGTCCGGGCCGATCTCTACACCCTCGGTAAGGCGCTCGGCGGGGGGATCGTGCCGGTCAGCGCCGTCGTCGGGCGCCGTGACGTGCTCGGCGTGCTGCGTCCAGGGGAGCACGGCTCCACCTTCGGCGGGAACCCGCTCGCCTGTGCGGTCGGTTCCGCGGTGTGCGGGCTGCTGGCCGACGGCTCGTTCCAGGAGCTCGCCCGTGCCCACGGTGCGCACCTGGGGGAGCGGTTGCGCGCACTGCCCGGGCTCACCGCGGTGCGCGGGATCGGGCTCTGGTTCGGCTGTGATGTCGATCCGGCGGTCGGTACCGGTCGGGAGGTGTGCGTGGAGCTGGCCCGGCGCGGGGTGCTGGCGAAGGAGACACACGGTGCCACCGTCCGGCTCGCGCCGCCGCTGGTGATCACCCACGACGAGATCGATCTGCTGGCCGACACCCTGAGGGCGGTGCTCCGGGACCTGTCCGGCTGA
- the ddaH gene encoding dimethylargininase, whose amino-acid sequence MTVSVLMCPPTHFAVSYRINPWMRPEQPTDAVLALAQWRNLRAAYRDLGFDVRLVDPSPGLLDMVYAANGGTVIDGIALTARFRHAERAAEGPAYAAWFRSAGLDVHDAHHVNEGEGDLLPVGATIYAGSGFRTDPRAHDEAARVFGREVVGLRLIDPRFYHLDTAFAVLDPAGGPGSVAYLPSAFDDASQEVLRFRFPDAVIVTEPDAAVLGLNCFSDGRTVVHAPQAEKFAAELAERGFGTVGIDTSELRRGGGGIKCATLELRR is encoded by the coding sequence ATGACCGTCTCGGTGCTGATGTGCCCGCCCACCCACTTCGCCGTCAGCTATCGGATCAACCCGTGGATGCGCCCGGAGCAGCCGACCGACGCCGTGCTGGCGCTGGCGCAGTGGCGCAACCTGCGCGCGGCCTACCGCGATCTCGGGTTCGACGTGCGTCTGGTCGATCCGTCGCCCGGCCTGCTGGACATGGTCTACGCCGCCAACGGGGGCACGGTGATCGACGGGATCGCGCTCACCGCGCGGTTCCGGCACGCCGAGCGGGCCGCCGAGGGCCCGGCCTACGCCGCCTGGTTCCGGTCGGCGGGCCTCGATGTGCACGATGCGCACCACGTCAACGAGGGCGAGGGCGATCTGCTGCCGGTCGGCGCCACGATCTACGCGGGCAGCGGCTTCCGCACCGACCCGCGCGCGCACGACGAGGCCGCCCGGGTGTTCGGCCGGGAGGTCGTCGGGCTGCGGCTGATCGACCCGCGCTTCTATCACCTGGACACCGCGTTCGCCGTGCTCGACCCGGCCGGTGGCCCCGGCTCGGTGGCCTACCTGCCCTCCGCGTTCGACGACGCGTCCCAGGAGGTGCTGCGGTTCCGCTTCCCGGACGCGGTGATCGTCACCGAGCCGGACGCCGCGGTGCTCGGGCTCAACTGCTTCTCCGACGGTCGCACCGTCGTGCACGCCCCGCAGGCCGAGAAGTTCGCCGCCGAGCTGGCCGAGCGCGGCTTCGGCACGGTCGGGATCGACACCTCCGAGCTGCGCCGCGGCGGCGGCGGGATCAAGTGCGCCACCCTGGAGCTCCGGCGATGA
- a CDS encoding Lrp/AsnC family transcriptional regulator → MDETDRRLLDLLRVNGRIGWAELGERIGLSASAVRRRVDRLTERGIIRGFTVDVDPDAEQGPGVAAYVELFCRGTVAPGELQRMLSAVPEVVTAGTITGEADALVLLRSRDVRSLEDALERLRMAPNVDHTRSAVVLTWLVSR, encoded by the coding sequence ATGGACGAGACCGACCGGCGACTGCTGGACCTGTTGCGCGTGAACGGCCGGATCGGCTGGGCCGAGCTCGGCGAGCGGATCGGGCTCTCGGCGTCCGCGGTGCGCCGCCGGGTGGACCGACTGACCGAGCGCGGGATCATCCGCGGCTTCACCGTCGATGTCGACCCGGACGCCGAGCAGGGCCCCGGTGTCGCCGCCTACGTGGAGCTGTTCTGCCGCGGCACGGTCGCACCCGGTGAGCTGCAGCGGATGCTCTCCGCGGTGCCCGAGGTCGTCACCGCCGGGACGATCACCGGCGAGGCGGACGCCCTGGTGCTGCTCCGCTCCCGCGACGTCCGCTCGCTGGAGGACGCCCTGGAGCGGCTGCGGATGGCGCCGAACGTCGACCACACCCGGTCCGCCGTCGTACTCACCTGGCTGGTCTCCCGCTGA
- a CDS encoding VOC family protein produces MPVQRLNHAVLYVRDAARSVAFYADVLGFRTVTELPGGRGAFLQAAGSSNDHDLAVFSIGEQAGASQAGRSTVGLYHLAWEVDTLGELAAIEQRLRAAGALVGASDHGSTKALYAHDPDGLEFEVCWLVPAALLGEDTGMRTERLDLAAEIARYGADTTGGLGVSVPA; encoded by the coding sequence ATGCCCGTCCAGCGCCTCAACCACGCCGTGCTCTACGTCCGCGATGCCGCTCGCAGCGTCGCCTTCTACGCCGATGTGCTCGGCTTCCGCACGGTGACCGAGCTCCCCGGTGGCCGCGGCGCGTTCCTGCAGGCCGCCGGTTCGTCCAACGACCACGATCTGGCCGTGTTCTCGATCGGCGAGCAGGCCGGGGCGTCCCAGGCCGGGCGCTCGACGGTCGGGCTCTACCACCTCGCGTGGGAGGTCGACACCCTCGGCGAGCTGGCCGCGATCGAGCAGCGGCTGCGCGCCGCCGGCGCACTGGTCGGTGCCTCCGATCACGGCTCCACCAAGGCGCTCTACGCCCACGACCCGGACGGGCTGGAGTTCGAGGTCTGCTGGCTGGTGCCCGCGGCCCTGCTCGGCGAGGACACCGGCATGCGCACCGAGCGGCTCGACCTGGCCGCCGAGATCGCCCGCTACGGCGCCGACACCACGGGCGGGCTCGGGGTGTCCGTCCCGGCGTAA
- a CDS encoding GntR family transcriptional regulator — MGGRALVRGDGTPLWQQLLADLRRRLEDGEFEAALPGEFALAAEYSVSRYTVREALRRMREDGAVVASRGRVARPAGPAAIEQPLDEPYSLYVAVEAAGRTQRSVVRTFEVRADGVVAARMGLEESTPLVHLERLRLADSEPLAVDRVWLPEELAAPLLDVDFSHTGLYPEYRRRCGIRVDGGSENIRAVIPGRGEQELLGIGDGVAALAIERLGLAGGRPVEWRHTLVRGDRFSVTAQFSARAGYRVDLSETADRPAGR; from the coding sequence ATGGGTGGGCGCGCGCTGGTCCGCGGCGACGGGACGCCGCTGTGGCAGCAGCTGCTGGCCGACCTGCGCCGCCGGCTGGAGGACGGCGAGTTCGAGGCCGCCCTGCCCGGTGAGTTCGCGCTCGCCGCCGAGTACTCGGTGAGCCGCTACACCGTCCGGGAGGCGCTGCGCCGGATGCGGGAGGACGGCGCCGTCGTCGCTAGCCGCGGCCGGGTCGCCCGCCCGGCCGGTCCGGCCGCGATCGAGCAGCCGCTCGACGAGCCCTACTCGCTCTACGTCGCGGTCGAGGCGGCCGGCCGGACCCAGCGCAGCGTGGTCCGGACCTTCGAGGTGCGGGCCGACGGCGTCGTCGCCGCCCGGATGGGGCTGGAGGAGTCCACCCCGCTGGTGCACCTGGAACGGTTGCGCCTGGCCGACTCCGAGCCGCTCGCCGTCGACCGGGTGTGGCTGCCGGAGGAGCTCGCCGCGCCGCTGCTGGACGTCGACTTCTCGCACACCGGTCTGTATCCGGAGTACCGGCGGCGCTGCGGGATCAGGGTGGACGGCGGCAGCGAGAACATCCGGGCGGTCATTCCCGGCCGCGGCGAGCAGGAGCTGCTCGGGATCGGCGACGGTGTCGCCGCGCTGGCCATCGAGCGGCTCGGGCTGGCCGGTGGACGGCCCGTCGAGTGGCGGCACACCCTCGTGCGCGGTGACCGGTTCTCGGTCACCGCGCAGTTCTCCGCCCGCGCCGGGTACCGGGTGGACCTGTCGGAGACGGCGGACCGGCCGGCCGGCCGGTGA
- a CDS encoding TenA family protein, translated as MSFSGQLRESSTTVWDAAVGHRFVDELWAGTVDRAVLRRYLEQDFQFVDSFVALLGAAVANADRPSPRVRLARQLGLVAGPENDYFERSLGELDGTATPVRAAPTVGFLELMDSAREDGYPEALAVLVVAEWLYLDWASRPDTPTPDDVICREWIELHRGVEFEEWVVFLRAELDRVAADLDPQRRERVAALFVRAVDLELAFFDAAYEG; from the coding sequence ATGTCGTTCAGCGGGCAGCTGCGGGAGTCGAGCACGACGGTGTGGGACGCGGCGGTCGGGCACCGCTTCGTCGACGAGCTGTGGGCCGGAACGGTGGACCGCGCCGTCCTGCGGCGCTACCTGGAGCAGGACTTCCAGTTCGTCGACTCGTTCGTCGCGCTGCTGGGCGCCGCGGTCGCGAACGCCGACCGGCCGTCGCCCCGGGTCCGGCTGGCCCGCCAGCTCGGGCTGGTCGCCGGGCCGGAGAACGACTACTTCGAGCGTTCACTGGGCGAGCTCGACGGGACCGCCACACCGGTCCGGGCCGCCCCCACCGTCGGGTTCCTGGAGCTGATGGACTCGGCGCGCGAGGACGGATACCCCGAAGCCCTCGCGGTGCTGGTGGTCGCCGAGTGGCTGTACCTGGACTGGGCGTCCCGGCCGGACACCCCGACCCCGGACGACGTGATCTGCCGGGAGTGGATCGAACTGCACCGCGGCGTCGAGTTCGAGGAGTGGGTGGTGTTCCTGCGCGCCGAGCTGGATCGGGTCGCCGCCGATCTCGACCCGCAGCGGCGGGAACGGGTGGCGGCGCTGTTCGTCCGCGCCGTCGACCTGGAACTGGCGTTCTTCGACGCCGCCTACGAAGGCTGA
- a CDS encoding FAD-dependent oxidoreductase — translation MAGRAVVVGAGITGLSCAVRLSEQGWSVRVLSDLAVHESTSHLAAAVWFPTRSGPRDKVLDWGRRTFDTLAAQARDGVPGVLMRESLTLYRHEPEPQWWAAAVGPLRPARRDELPPGYPHGLRFAVPLVEMPVYLPWLAGLARDRGITLERRRVASLTEAGADADLVVHCSGLGARTLVGDASVTPVRGQIVRVRNPGLVLSVRDEAHPAGRAYVHPREHDCILGGTLDDGAWDATPDPAVGAAIIERCLDIAPALRGAPVLEHVAGLRPARPEVRLEAEPATTDRPRVIHDYGHGGSGITLSWGCADDVAALAGPAVHS, via the coding sequence ATGGCCGGCCGGGCGGTCGTCGTCGGTGCCGGGATCACCGGGCTGAGCTGCGCGGTCCGGCTGAGCGAGCAGGGCTGGTCGGTCCGGGTGCTGTCCGATCTCGCGGTGCACGAGTCGACCTCGCACCTGGCGGCCGCGGTGTGGTTCCCGACCCGCTCCGGGCCGCGGGACAAGGTCCTCGACTGGGGCCGCCGCACCTTCGACACCCTCGCCGCGCAGGCCCGCGACGGCGTCCCCGGCGTGCTGATGCGCGAGTCGCTGACTCTGTACCGGCACGAGCCGGAGCCGCAGTGGTGGGCTGCTGCGGTCGGCCCCCTGCGCCCCGCACGGCGCGACGAGCTGCCGCCCGGCTACCCGCACGGACTGCGGTTCGCGGTGCCGCTGGTCGAGATGCCGGTGTACCTGCCGTGGCTGGCCGGGCTGGCCAGGGACCGCGGCATCACGCTGGAACGGCGGCGGGTGGCGTCGCTGACCGAGGCCGGTGCGGACGCCGATCTGGTCGTGCACTGCTCCGGGCTCGGTGCGCGCACGCTGGTCGGCGACGCCTCGGTGACACCGGTGCGCGGGCAGATCGTCCGCGTCCGGAACCCCGGGCTGGTCCTGTCGGTACGCGACGAGGCGCATCCGGCGGGCCGCGCGTACGTGCACCCGCGCGAGCACGACTGCATTCTCGGCGGCACCCTCGACGACGGGGCCTGGGACGCCACCCCGGATCCGGCGGTCGGCGCGGCGATCATCGAGCGCTGCCTGGACATCGCACCGGCGCTGCGCGGGGCGCCGGTGCTCGAGCACGTGGCCGGACTGCGCCCGGCCCGCCCGGAGGTCCGGCTGGAGGCCGAACCCGCCACCACCGACCGTCCGCGGGTCATCCACGACTACGGCCACGGCGGCTCCGGGATCACGCTCTCCTGGGGCTGCGCGGACGACGTCGCGGCGCTGGCCGGACCGGCTGTCCACAGCTGA
- the cutA gene encoding divalent-cation tolerance protein CutA, translated as MSEHSAVPGAVPGPVCTVVTTTDSEPAARDLAAGAVAARLGACAQVVGPVTSVFRWDGAVQTEQEWRVEIKTAADRVDALTGHLRERHTYDVPEIIAAAVTGGSADYLSWVVAETR; from the coding sequence ATGAGCGAGCACAGTGCCGTCCCCGGTGCCGTCCCCGGTCCCGTCTGCACCGTCGTGACCACCACCGACAGCGAGCCGGCCGCGCGCGATCTGGCGGCCGGCGCGGTGGCGGCCCGGCTCGGCGCCTGCGCGCAGGTCGTCGGCCCGGTCACCAGTGTCTTCCGCTGGGACGGCGCGGTGCAGACCGAGCAGGAGTGGCGGGTGGAGATCAAGACCGCCGCCGACCGGGTCGACGCCCTCACCGGCCATTTGCGGGAACGGCACACCTACGACGTCCCCGAGATCATCGCGGCAGCGGTCACCGGAGGAAGTGCCGACTACCTGTCCTGGGTGGTCGCCGAGACCCGCTGA
- a CDS encoding helix-turn-helix domain-containing protein: MADGVPGTGVVRISFRSSEPAAVEQFAAEHYAATSVRPGESGRAFELGHDTLVVPGLELSQLWVTLGIDALMDPVQERYVVDTVCDGRMQWDTEAYGSIRLGAGDVALLPVRGRFRDVVEDIDLDVAALDARRVAAFAEQMHGIPAERFAVTGLLPVSGAAARWWDAVLVHVRDRVLGNPLLLDNPMVLDAAFHRLAVTFLATFPNTALDGEPERSRRPVPHLGRGVVARVVDYLHSHADLPIGPADLVRLTDMPARTALASLRRAGVDPALVLWHSRLYGARRDLLDDDRPDPARTAARWGFTHLGRFRVAYAQEFGETPEETARS, encoded by the coding sequence ATGGCCGATGGCGTTCCCGGAACCGGAGTCGTCCGGATCAGCTTCCGCTCGAGCGAGCCGGCCGCCGTCGAGCAGTTCGCCGCCGAGCACTACGCGGCCACCTCGGTGCGGCCCGGGGAGAGCGGGCGCGCGTTCGAGCTGGGGCACGACACGCTCGTCGTTCCCGGCCTCGAACTGAGCCAGCTCTGGGTCACCCTCGGGATCGACGCCCTGATGGACCCGGTTCAGGAGCGGTACGTCGTGGACACCGTCTGCGACGGCCGGATGCAGTGGGACACCGAGGCGTACGGCTCGATCCGGCTCGGCGCGGGTGACGTCGCGCTGTTGCCGGTGCGGGGCCGGTTCCGCGACGTCGTCGAGGACATCGATCTGGACGTCGCCGCGCTGGACGCCCGCCGGGTCGCCGCGTTCGCCGAGCAGATGCACGGGATCCCGGCCGAGCGGTTCGCCGTCACCGGGCTGCTGCCCGTCTCCGGGGCCGCGGCCCGGTGGTGGGACGCCGTGCTCGTGCACGTCCGGGACCGGGTGCTGGGCAACCCGCTGCTGCTCGACAACCCGATGGTCCTCGACGCCGCGTTCCACCGGCTCGCGGTGACGTTCCTGGCGACGTTCCCGAACACCGCGCTCGACGGCGAGCCCGAGCGGAGCCGGCGGCCGGTTCCGCACCTGGGCCGGGGCGTCGTCGCCCGGGTGGTCGACTACCTGCACTCCCACGCCGATCTCCCGATCGGTCCCGCCGATCTGGTCCGGCTGACCGATATGCCCGCCCGGACCGCGCTGGCGAGCCTGCGCCGGGCCGGGGTCGATCCGGCGCTCGTGCTCTGGCACAGCCGGCTGTACGGCGCCCGCCGGGACCTGCTCGACGACGATCGCCCCGATCCCGCCCGGACGGCCGCCCGCTGGGGCTTCACCCACCTCGGACGTTTCCGGGTCGCCTACGCCCAGGAGTTCGGCGAGACGCCGGAGGAGACCGCGCGGTCGTGA
- a CDS encoding ArsR/SmtB family transcription factor — protein sequence MPARLRSTEPLYRIKADLFKCLAHPARIQVLEELAAAGEDGAGVTRLLETTGCEASQLSQHLAVLRRAGVVTSTRTGNAVDYRLAEPLVAELLVVARAFLLSSLTRDEARLEAARALPPLPGATPATLLDATTEPSR from the coding sequence ATGCCCGCACGCCTGCGTAGCACCGAACCGCTGTACCGGATCAAGGCCGACCTGTTCAAGTGCCTTGCGCACCCGGCCCGGATCCAGGTACTCGAGGAGCTCGCCGCGGCGGGTGAGGACGGCGCCGGGGTCACCCGGCTGCTGGAGACCACCGGCTGCGAGGCGTCCCAGCTCTCCCAGCATCTCGCCGTGCTGCGCCGGGCCGGAGTGGTCACCTCCACCCGCACCGGCAACGCGGTCGACTACCGGCTCGCCGAGCCGCTCGTCGCCGAGCTGCTGGTCGTCGCCAGGGCGTTCCTGCTGTCGAGCCTGACCCGCGACGAGGCCCGGCTGGAGGCGGCCAGGGCGCTGCCCCCGCTACCGGGTGCGACCCCGGCGACGCTGCTCGACGCGACCACCGAGCCCAGCCGGTGA